From one Candidatus Gastranaerophilales bacterium genomic stretch:
- the rplP gene encoding 50S ribosomal protein L16: MLMPKKTKYRKQMRGRMSGTETRGVNLEFGELGLQTTEPAWITSRQIEAARRAMTRSIKRGGQVWIKIFPDKPVTAQAAETRMGSGKGSVEYWVAVVKPGRVLFELGGVSKEVGTKALLLAAQKLPVLTRIIEK, from the coding sequence ATGTTAATGCCCAAAAAAACAAAATATCGTAAGCAGATGAGAGGACGTATGTCAGGTACCGAAACTCGCGGTGTAAACCTTGAGTTTGGCGAATTAGGTCTTCAAACAACCGAACCTGCTTGGATTACAAGCCGCCAAATTGAGGCTGCAAGAAGAGCAATGACTCGTTCCATCAAAAGGGGCGGTCAGGTTTGGATAAAAATCTTCCCTGATAAACCTGTTACTGCACAAGCTGCAGAAACTCGTATGGGTTCAGGCAAAGGAAGCGTTGAATACTGGGTTGCCGTGGTCAAACCGGGCAGAGTTCTTTTTGAACTCGGCGGCGTTTCTAAAGAAGTAGGAACAAAAGCGTTGCTGTTGGCTGCGCAAAAACTTCCTGTATTGACAAGAATAATAGAAAAGTAG
- the rpmC gene encoding 50S ribosomal protein L29: protein MKLEEMREKSIVELKEEVVSLKKKLFELRMAKALQKNDDPSLVSKTKKQIAQIKTIISEKELAN from the coding sequence ATGAAATTAGAAGAAATGCGTGAAAAGTCAATAGTGGAACTAAAAGAAGAGGTAGTTTCTTTGAAGAAAAAGTTATTCGAATTGAGAATGGCAAAAGCTCTTCAAAAAAACGATGACCCTTCATTGGTTTCCAAAACTAAAAAACAAATCGCACAAATTAAAACAATCATAAGTGAAAAAGAGTTAGCAAATTAA
- the rpsQ gene encoding 30S ribosomal protein S17: MPKKQKTGVVISNKNDQTVVVSVPEYRPHPKYKKIIEQNKNYVAADFTNECNEGDKVLIQESKPISKTKRWSVVEIVEKAK, translated from the coding sequence GTGCCTAAGAAACAAAAAACGGGTGTAGTAATCAGCAATAAAAACGACCAAACGGTTGTTGTCAGTGTTCCTGAATACAGACCTCACCCAAAATACAAAAAAATCATAGAACAAAACAAGAACTATGTAGCAGCTGATTTTACCAACGAATGCAATGAGGGTGATAAAGTTCTCATTCAGGAAAGTAAACCAATCAGCAAAACTAAAAGGTGGAGTGTTGTAGAAATTGTGGAAAAAGCAAAATAG
- the rplN gene encoding 50S ribosomal protein L14, giving the protein MIQQETRLKVADNTGAKQLLCIRVLGSSNRRYASVGDVIVASVKDAAPNMPVKKGDVVKAVVVRTKASLKRQDGSVIRFDENAAVIINKDGNPTGTRVFGPVARELREKNYMKIVSLAPEVI; this is encoded by the coding sequence ATGATTCAACAAGAAACAAGATTGAAAGTAGCAGATAACACAGGTGCAAAACAATTGCTTTGCATAAGAGTACTCGGCAGTTCTAACCGTCGTTACGCTTCTGTTGGTGATGTTATTGTAGCTTCTGTTAAAGATGCGGCTCCGAATATGCCTGTTAAAAAAGGTGATGTTGTTAAAGCTGTAGTTGTTAGGACTAAAGCCAGTCTTAAACGACAAGACGGCAGTGTAATTCGTTTCGATGAAAACGCAGCCGTTATCATTAACAAAGATGGTAACCCTACAGGTACTCGTGTATTCGGACCGGTAGCCCGTGAGCTTAGGGAAAAGAACTATATGAAAATAGTTTCTTTGGCTCCGGAAGTAATTTAG
- the rplX gene encoding 50S ribosomal protein L24, whose translation MHVKTGDRVCVIAGKDKGKIGVIKKVITADNKVIVEGLNLVTKARKANPMLGVKGGLEKIEAPIAVSNVMICCPVTEQPTRIKHEVVNGKKTRVCKKSGEQLDA comes from the coding sequence ATGCATGTTAAAACCGGCGACAGAGTATGTGTTATCGCAGGTAAAGACAAAGGTAAAATCGGTGTTATTAAAAAAGTTATAACCGCTGATAATAAAGTAATAGTGGAAGGCTTAAATCTTGTAACAAAAGCAAGAAAAGCAAATCCTATGCTCGGCGTAAAAGGCGGATTGGAAAAAATCGAAGCTCCAATAGCCGTTTCAAATGTTATGATTTGCTGTCCTGTGACAGAACAACCGACAAGGATCAAGCACGAAGTCGTAAACGGCAAAAAAACACGTGTTTGTAAAAAAAGTGGTGAACAATTAGACGCATAA
- the rplE gene encoding 50S ribosomal protein L5, whose product MTLTKNLKKKYVEDVIPALKNKYEYKNVHQIPKLEKVVINMGVGEAVQNAKILDGAVEELTKISAQKPVVTRAKKSIASYKLRAGMPIGCMVTLRGERMYDFLQKLINVTLPRIRDFRGVSEKSFDGRGNYSLGIKEQLLFPEIKYDDVSVVKGMNISIITSANTDEEALALLKELGMPFKKKKEVKESN is encoded by the coding sequence ATGACGTTAACTAAAAATTTAAAGAAAAAATATGTGGAAGATGTCATTCCTGCTTTGAAAAACAAGTATGAATACAAAAATGTGCATCAAATCCCAAAATTGGAAAAAGTTGTAATCAACATGGGTGTTGGCGAAGCTGTTCAGAACGCTAAAATTTTGGACGGTGCGGTTGAAGAACTGACTAAAATTTCAGCCCAAAAGCCCGTTGTTACCCGTGCTAAAAAATCTATCGCTTCTTATAAATTGAGAGCAGGTATGCCAATCGGCTGCATGGTTACTCTCAGAGGCGAAAGAATGTACGATTTCCTTCAAAAGCTAATCAACGTTACTCTTCCAAGAATTCGTGACTTCAGAGGAGTAAGCGAAAAAAGTTTTGACGGCAGAGGTAATTATTCTTTAGGGATTAAAGAACAGCTTTTATTCCCTGAAATTAAATATGATGATGTTAGTGTGGTTAAAGGGATGAATATTTCTATCATTACTTCAGCCAATACTGATGAAGAGGCGCTTGCCCTTTTAAAAGAGCTTGGAATGCCTTTCAAAAAGAAAAAAGAAGTTAAAGAAAGTAACTAA
- a CDS encoding type Z 30S ribosomal protein S14: MAKKAMIEKEQTREELAAKGKYPKVRLHNRCSICGRPHGFHRDFGLCRIHLREMAHRGLLPGVTKSSW; encoded by the coding sequence TTGGCTAAAAAAGCAATGATAGAAAAAGAACAGACCAGAGAAGAACTTGCAGCAAAAGGCAAATACCCAAAAGTAAGGTTGCATAACCGTTGCAGTATCTGTGGTCGTCCGCATGGATTCCACAGAGATTTCGGTCTTTGCAGAATTCATTTGAGAGAAATGGCTCACAGAGGGTTGTTACCCGGTGTAACTAAATCCAGCTGGTAG
- the rpsH gene encoding 30S ribosomal protein S8: MNTDPIADMLTRIRNANIAKHSDVQIPCSNLKLELAKLLQSEGFISGYEVCDAEKFKMIKVALKYDDAGLPVITNLRRVSRPGLRDYKKSKKLPKVMDGLGIAIISTSKGLLTDRKAKKENVGGEVLCYVW, translated from the coding sequence ATGAATACAGATCCAATAGCAGATATGTTAACAAGAATCAGAAATGCAAATATTGCAAAGCATTCTGATGTCCAAATTCCCTGTTCAAACTTAAAGCTTGAATTAGCAAAACTTCTTCAATCAGAAGGATTTATTTCAGGTTATGAAGTTTGTGATGCGGAAAAATTCAAAATGATAAAAGTTGCTCTTAAATATGATGATGCGGGACTTCCTGTTATCACTAATTTAAGAAGAGTTAGCCGCCCGGGTTTGAGAGATTACAAAAAATCCAAAAAACTTCCAAAAGTTATGGATGGGCTTGGCATTGCTATCATTTCCACAAGCAAAGGACTTTTAACCGACAGAAAAGCTAAAAAAGAAAATGTCGGCGGCGAAGTTCTATGCTACGTTTGGTAG
- the rplF gene encoding 50S ribosomal protein L6 — MSRIGKKPVEIPSGVEVTISGNVITAKGPLGQECVEVRPEITIEKQDNILVISRKDDSREARSFHGLYRTLINNLVVGVKDGFVKNLEINGVGYRVAKAGKDLDFQLGCSHPVKVLAPEGVEFIVEGTNKITVKGRNKQVVGDVAAEIRSKRPSEVYKGKGIKYAGEHIRRKAGKTGKK; from the coding sequence ATGTCAAGAATAGGCAAAAAACCGGTGGAAATTCCTTCCGGAGTTGAAGTTACAATTTCAGGTAATGTTATTACGGCAAAAGGTCCTTTGGGGCAGGAATGTGTTGAAGTAAGACCTGAAATTACTATAGAAAAACAAGACAACATTCTTGTTATCAGTAGAAAAGATGATTCAAGAGAAGCAAGAAGCTTTCACGGATTGTACAGAACATTGATTAATAACCTTGTAGTCGGTGTTAAAGACGGGTTTGTGAAAAATCTTGAAATCAACGGTGTTGGCTACAGAGTAGCAAAAGCAGGGAAAGATTTAGACTTTCAATTAGGCTGTTCTCACCCTGTAAAAGTTTTAGCGCCGGAAGGTGTTGAATTCATCGTTGAAGGTACCAACAAGATTACCGTTAAAGGAAGAAATAAACAGGTGGTTGGTGATGTAGCAGCTGAAATCAGAAGCAAACGTCCTTCTGAAGTTTATAAAGGTAAGGGTATCAAATATGCCGGCGAACACATCAGAAGAAAAGCCGGTAAGACAGGTAAAAAGTAG
- the rplR gene encoding 50S ribosomal protein L18 has product MIKKKNAKEQARRVHKRIRVKLEGCAERPRLAVYKSGKHIYAQLIDDVAKVTLASASTLDPELKGKFDKNGGNVEAAKAVGELVAKRAKEKGVECAVFDRGGFVYHGRVKALADAAREGGLFF; this is encoded by the coding sequence ATGATTAAAAAGAAAAATGCAAAAGAACAAGCAAGAAGAGTACACAAAAGAATCAGAGTGAAGCTTGAAGGTTGCGCAGAAAGACCAAGATTAGCCGTTTACAAAAGCGGCAAGCATATTTATGCCCAGCTGATTGATGATGTAGCTAAAGTTACATTGGCAAGCGCGAGTACTTTAGATCCTGAATTGAAAGGTAAATTCGATAAAAACGGCGGTAATGTTGAAGCTGCTAAAGCGGTTGGTGAATTGGTCGCCAAAAGAGCCAAAGAAAAAGGCGTTGAATGTGCAGTATTCGACCGCGGCGGATTTGTATACCACGGAAGAGTTAAAGCCCTTGCTGATGCAGCAAGAGAAGGCGGATTATTCTTCTAA
- a CDS encoding helix-turn-helix transcriptional regulator: MNKSFVGKKIKEVRRIKGFTQAQLAEMVDMHEKHISRIEMGKYLPTFENLVKIFKSLDINLNEVGYEFDFEVHANPLKTKIIKIINNANEIELNFYLGLLEQAQRSIKLLKK, from the coding sequence ATGAATAAAAGTTTTGTCGGTAAAAAAATAAAAGAAGTGCGAAGAATAAAAGGTTTTACGCAAGCTCAACTTGCCGAAATGGTTGATATGCATGAAAAACATATTTCAAGAATTGAGATGGGCAAATATTTGCCAACATTTGAAAATTTGGTGAAAATTTTTAAAAGCCTTGATATAAACTTAAATGAAGTTGGTTATGAATTTGATTTTGAAGTTCATGCAAACCCGTTAAAGACAAAAATTATAAAAATTATAAACAATGCCAATGAAATTGAGTTAAATTTTTATCTTGGGCTGCTTGAACAAGCACAAAGAAGTATAAAATTGTTAAAGAAATAA
- a CDS encoding tetratricopeptide repeat protein produces MLIYESSKEKLDKLNNKINKPKTNEAYECCVRAYALRINERFIESVNEYKRALQVEPENIDALNGLIFCCQKAQEQEEALKYCNRLRRLTPFDKKVYYQMGCLEYELENYVSSIKCFIKAIKLSPQYYEAVYALGQSHEAIEEFEMASMIYSKIIEERPSYIKAYNNLGNLYVKMKEYKKAIEAYKKLISINPEFYKAYLGMAIAYDKAGVNFEARKYYKKYLKLKPFSGQREFVQTRLRDLRPSSSGRSTANLQLVR; encoded by the coding sequence ATGCTGATTTATGAATCTTCTAAAGAGAAGCTTGATAAACTGAATAATAAAATTAATAAGCCTAAAACTAATGAGGCTTATGAGTGCTGCGTAAGAGCGTATGCGCTGCGTATTAATGAAAGATTTATTGAATCTGTCAATGAATATAAAAGAGCGCTGCAGGTAGAGCCTGAAAATATTGATGCATTGAACGGATTAATTTTTTGCTGTCAAAAAGCACAGGAGCAAGAAGAAGCGTTGAAATATTGCAATAGATTGCGCCGCTTAACTCCTTTCGATAAAAAAGTTTATTATCAAATGGGTTGTTTGGAATATGAGCTTGAGAACTATGTCAGTTCTATCAAATGTTTTATCAAGGCGATTAAGCTTTCGCCGCAGTATTATGAAGCTGTTTATGCCTTGGGGCAATCACATGAAGCTATTGAAGAGTTTGAAATGGCAAGTATGATTTATTCCAAGATTATTGAGGAGCGCCCGTCCTATATAAAGGCTTATAATAATTTAGGCAATTTATATGTAAAAATGAAAGAGTATAAAAAGGCTATAGAAGCTTATAAAAAGCTTATTTCCATTAATCCTGAATTCTACAAAGCATATTTGGGTATGGCGATTGCTTATGATAAAGCGGGTGTTAATTTTGAAGCGCGGAAATATTATAAAAAATACTTGAAATTAAAGCCGTTTTCAGGTCAGAGAGAATTTGTACAAACAAGGTTAAGGGATTTAAGACCTTCGTCTTCAGGCAGGTCTACGGCTAATTTACAGTTGGTAAGGTAG
- a CDS encoding HU family DNA-binding protein, whose translation MNKEELVQEISKKAKCTQKEAAEVLGAFVETVQKSVSKGKKVTLVGFGTFEARKRAARKGRNPQTGKEIKIAAKTVPAFSAGKKFKELVNK comes from the coding sequence ATGAATAAAGAAGAATTAGTACAAGAAATTTCAAAAAAAGCAAAATGTACTCAAAAAGAAGCCGCTGAAGTATTAGGCGCTTTCGTAGAAACAGTTCAAAAATCTGTATCTAAAGGTAAAAAAGTTACTTTAGTAGGATTCGGAACTTTTGAAGCTCGCAAAAGAGCTGCTAGAAAAGGCAGAAATCCTCAAACAGGCAAAGAAATCAAAATCGCTGCTAAAACAGTTCCGGCTTTCTCTGCAGGTAAAAAATTCAAAGAATTGGTAAATAAATAG
- the ileS gene encoding isoleucine--tRNA ligase: MTEVEKKDYKTSLNLPQTDLPMRANANVREVEIQSFWEENKIYEKNIAQRNKSKAFILHDGPPYLSSDKIHIGTALNKILKDILIKYKSLSGYYAPYIPGYDAHGLPIENAVVKSIKGGREALTQSELRKLCREFAAKNLKGQEANFRRLGVWGDWEHPYLTIAPDFEAEQVRVFGQMYENGYIYKGLKPVYWCADCETALAEAEVEYDDHTSSSIFVKFRFVQNDEKTAYSKAGISSDLPLYAVIWTTTPWTIPANLAISLNSRFEYSFVKHNNEVYVIATDLLGDFLKDTEIEEENITILGTCTGQDLEKLNTKHPLYDRSSLIILGDHVTLEAGTGCVHTAPGHGLEDYEVAQRYKIPVLSPLDNKGVFTAEAGEFEGLKYTEGNKKVIERLKEENALITERKITHSYPHCWRCKKPVIYRATAQWFVDVGAFRDKAMAEIKKVKWIPKSGEQRIGNMVENRSDWCISRQRAWGVPIPVFYCEDCGEAIVTSETIKKTADLFTVKSSDAWCENSAADILGADFVCPKCQSKSLTKETDIMDVWFDSGVTHKAVVDARKDELLGAPADMYLEGSDQHRGWFQSSLLTSVATKGEAPYKEVLTHGFVLDGEGRKMSKSLGNFVEPQKVINVFGTDVLRLWAASVDYRNDVKIGDNIIKQLVEVFKKVRNTSRFLLGNLYDFDPAKDYVQYEDLKEIDKFALHKLQVLIQNVTQSFNDYEFYKYFQFLQNFAAVDLSAFYLDIVKDRLYTAGKKSLSRRATQTVLYEIMQALIRMLVPVTPHQAEDIWSFVPENQRQGLTSILLSDWCQGSEQWLNNELDDKWSSILKVREITNKAIEPLRADKKAGSSLEVAVYVNTSNQSIKNYLESEKDELSSIFITSQVFLTTPRDVEVLSSYEEDEIKIDVTKAQGEKCERCWKYRELNQNVYHPTLCNDCIEAISG; this comes from the coding sequence ATGACAGAAGTAGAGAAAAAAGATTATAAAACAAGCTTAAATTTACCGCAAACAGACCTTCCGATGCGTGCCAACGCTAACGTCAGAGAAGTCGAAATCCAATCGTTTTGGGAAGAAAACAAAATATATGAAAAAAACATAGCCCAAAGAAATAAATCAAAAGCCTTTATTCTGCACGATGGACCGCCATATTTAAGTTCTGATAAAATTCACATCGGTACAGCTTTAAATAAAATTTTAAAAGATATTTTAATAAAGTATAAATCACTTTCGGGCTACTACGCACCCTACATCCCCGGGTACGATGCGCACGGTCTTCCTATAGAAAATGCCGTTGTAAAATCAATCAAAGGCGGAAGAGAAGCCCTTACGCAAAGTGAGCTTCGCAAACTGTGCAGAGAATTTGCGGCTAAAAACTTAAAAGGTCAGGAAGCAAACTTCAGGCGTTTAGGCGTATGGGGGGATTGGGAACACCCTTATTTAACAATCGCACCTGATTTTGAAGCGGAACAGGTAAGAGTTTTCGGGCAAATGTACGAAAACGGCTACATTTACAAAGGGTTAAAGCCCGTATATTGGTGCGCGGATTGCGAAACAGCGCTTGCAGAAGCGGAAGTTGAATACGATGACCATACTTCTTCAAGCATATTCGTAAAATTCCGTTTTGTTCAGAATGATGAAAAAACAGCTTACTCAAAAGCAGGCATATCAAGCGACCTGCCATTGTATGCAGTAATCTGGACTACAACCCCTTGGACAATTCCCGCCAATTTAGCTATTTCTCTAAATTCAAGATTTGAATACAGCTTTGTAAAACACAACAACGAAGTTTATGTAATAGCAACAGACCTTTTGGGCGATTTCCTTAAAGACACCGAAATAGAAGAAGAAAACATAACTATTTTAGGAACCTGCACAGGTCAAGACCTTGAAAAGTTAAATACAAAGCACCCTCTATATGACAGAAGCAGTTTAATAATCCTGGGCGACCACGTTACCTTGGAAGCCGGTACAGGCTGTGTTCATACAGCACCGGGGCATGGGCTTGAAGACTATGAAGTAGCCCAAAGATACAAAATCCCTGTCTTATCTCCGCTTGATAACAAAGGAGTCTTTACGGCAGAAGCAGGTGAATTTGAAGGGCTAAAATATACAGAAGGCAACAAAAAAGTAATAGAGCGCCTAAAAGAAGAAAACGCACTTATTACTGAGAGAAAAATCACACACAGCTATCCTCATTGCTGGCGCTGCAAAAAGCCTGTTATTTACAGGGCTACAGCCCAGTGGTTTGTAGATGTAGGCGCTTTTCGCGATAAAGCAATGGCGGAAATAAAAAAAGTAAAATGGATACCCAAAAGCGGCGAGCAAAGAATAGGTAACATGGTAGAAAACCGTTCTGACTGGTGTATTTCAAGGCAAAGAGCGTGGGGAGTACCCATCCCTGTTTTCTACTGTGAGGACTGCGGCGAAGCTATCGTTACCTCTGAAACTATTAAAAAAACAGCGGATTTATTTACGGTAAAAAGCTCTGATGCATGGTGCGAAAATTCTGCCGCTGATATTTTAGGAGCAGACTTCGTATGCCCTAAATGCCAAAGCAAAAGCCTTACCAAAGAAACAGACATTATGGATGTTTGGTTTGACAGCGGAGTTACACACAAAGCGGTTGTTGATGCCAGAAAAGACGAGCTTTTAGGCGCGCCCGCCGATATGTATCTGGAAGGTTCAGACCAGCATAGAGGCTGGTTCCAGTCTTCGCTTTTAACAAGTGTCGCAACCAAAGGCGAAGCTCCTTATAAAGAAGTCCTAACCCATGGTTTCGTGCTTGACGGCGAAGGGCGCAAAATGAGTAAAAGTTTGGGAAATTTTGTAGAACCCCAAAAAGTCATTAACGTCTTTGGTACGGATGTCTTAAGGCTTTGGGCTGCAAGTGTTGATTATAGAAACGACGTTAAAATCGGCGATAATATTATTAAACAGCTTGTTGAAGTCTTTAAAAAAGTAAGAAATACATCAAGATTTCTACTCGGAAACCTATACGACTTTGACCCGGCAAAAGACTACGTACAATATGAAGATTTAAAAGAAATCGACAAGTTTGCCTTGCATAAACTTCAGGTTCTAATCCAAAACGTAACGCAATCATTTAACGATTATGAATTTTATAAATATTTTCAATTCCTGCAAAACTTTGCGGCAGTGGATTTGAGCGCTTTTTACCTTGATATTGTAAAAGACAGATTATATACCGCAGGTAAAAAATCACTTTCAAGGCGCGCTACTCAAACCGTTCTGTATGAAATTATGCAAGCCTTAATCAGAATGCTTGTGCCGGTAACCCCTCACCAAGCGGAAGATATTTGGAGTTTTGTACCTGAAAATCAAAGACAAGGGCTAACGAGTATTCTGCTCTCTGACTGGTGTCAAGGCAGCGAACAATGGCTTAACAATGAACTTGACGACAAATGGAGCAGTATATTAAAAGTCAGAGAAATTACAAACAAAGCAATTGAGCCTTTAAGAGCGGACAAAAAAGCGGGCAGTTCGCTTGAAGTTGCAGTATATGTAAACACCTCTAACCAGTCCATCAAAAACTACCTTGAAAGTGAAAAAGACGAACTTTCAAGCATCTTTATTACTTCACAGGTATTTTTAACCACTCCCCGGGATGTTGAGGTTCTAAGTTCTTATGAAGAAGATGAAATCAAGATAGACGTGACAAAAGCTCAAGGCGAAAAATGCGAACGTTGTTGGAAATATAGGGAACTAAACCAAAATGTTTATCATCCTACACTTTGCAATGATTGTATTGAGGCAATTTCGGGTTAA
- a CDS encoding tetratricopeptide repeat protein produces MKKFFTEFLAKIKNLDNFVNDYKVNTNAVFMPSKAYLNWGMNLALSGSINEAIEKFEMSASMAYSDAESYLNWGIALAKLKRFEEALDKFDEALRIDKLYTRAFSLKGAALVELNRIDEAQEAYDNAIRLSPDDPEIYTNWGIVLARLNQKQKAQEQFKKAIKVMPLNVNARFLLGVVLYEQNKLKEAIDEFLFAVKLEPKHSMAFYYLSLSYTKTEKFQDALNCALNAHRLEPYRVDFLVNLAECYYDLGQIRNALRSYKIAKSYNPHDYTLLISSGIFYQKVAKYPKSINNLKKALLLQSNDILAKYYLGISYLGNGQYDKAKAIFAGILEEDSGFLDALLQLALVYEACEDWDNAIKAFLELFSKSKRFTNNFINIANCYAQTGNYEKAIEYYKLAFEYNNHDYKPHYELAKLYLERLNDVRNALRSIRAANKLKVNDAKINALYSDVLFADKDVNGAIEKIDIAIDKDENNSEYHQKKAFFLEKKASG; encoded by the coding sequence ATGAAGAAATTTTTTACGGAATTTTTAGCAAAGATAAAAAACCTCGATAACTTTGTAAATGACTACAAGGTTAATACCAATGCTGTTTTTATGCCGTCTAAGGCATACTTGAACTGGGGAATGAACCTTGCTCTTTCGGGAAGTATTAATGAAGCTATAGAAAAGTTTGAAATGTCTGCTTCTATGGCATATTCCGATGCGGAAAGCTACCTGAACTGGGGAATAGCGCTGGCAAAATTAAAGCGGTTTGAAGAAGCGTTGGATAAATTTGACGAAGCTTTAAGAATAGATAAGCTTTATACACGGGCTTTTTCTTTAAAAGGAGCGGCTTTGGTAGAATTGAACCGTATTGATGAAGCTCAGGAAGCTTATGATAATGCTATCCGATTATCACCTGACGACCCTGAAATTTATACAAACTGGGGGATAGTTCTTGCCCGTTTAAATCAAAAACAAAAAGCACAAGAGCAGTTTAAAAAAGCTATAAAGGTAATGCCTCTGAATGTTAATGCAAGATTTTTGCTTGGGGTTGTTCTGTATGAGCAAAATAAACTTAAAGAAGCTATAGATGAATTTCTTTTTGCGGTAAAGCTGGAACCTAAGCATTCTATGGCTTTTTATTATTTGTCTTTGAGCTATACCAAAACCGAAAAGTTTCAAGATGCGCTTAACTGTGCGCTTAATGCACATCGTTTAGAACCATACAGGGTTGATTTTTTGGTAAATCTTGCGGAGTGCTACTATGACTTGGGGCAAATAAGGAATGCTTTGCGCAGCTATAAAATTGCAAAATCATACAACCCTCACGACTATACATTGTTGATTTCTTCAGGCATTTTTTATCAGAAAGTTGCTAAATACCCTAAATCCATAAATAATTTGAAAAAGGCTCTGCTTTTGCAAAGTAATGATATTTTGGCAAAATATTATCTTGGAATTTCATACCTGGGTAATGGACAGTACGATAAGGCAAAAGCTATTTTTGCAGGAATTTTGGAGGAGGATTCCGGATTTTTGGATGCGCTTTTGCAGCTGGCGCTTGTTTATGAAGCTTGCGAAGACTGGGATAATGCTATTAAAGCGTTTCTTGAGCTTTTTTCAAAGTCCAAAAGATTTACGAATAATTTTATAAATATTGCAAACTGTTATGCTCAAACAGGTAACTATGAAAAGGCAATAGAATACTATAAATTAGCTTTTGAATATAACAATCATGATTATAAACCTCATTATGAGCTTGCAAAACTTTATCTTGAGCGGCTAAATGACGTTAGAAATGCCCTGCGCTCAATCAGGGCGGCTAATAAGTTAAAAGTTAATGATGCGAAAATCAATGCGCTGTACTCTGATGTTTTGTTTGCAGACAAGGATGTTAACGGTGCGATTGAAAAAATTGATATTGCTATAGATAAAGATGAAAATAACAGCGAATATCACCAAAAGAAAGCTTTTTTTCTGGAAAAGAAAGCGTCCGGTTAG